In one window of Campylobacter coli DNA:
- the exbB gene encoding TonB-system energizer ExbB: MEFLKDYIDLIIFIILGVMAFIAFWCVIERVLFFRKIDFKNYENQEQFDDAISENLTTIYIIYSNAPYIGLLGTVVGIMITFYEMGIAGNIDVKSIVVGLSLALKATALGLLVAIPALMAYNALLRKVSLLSNAYKVSKNA; this comes from the coding sequence ATGGAATTTTTAAAAGATTATATTGATTTAATTATCTTTATAATTTTAGGAGTTATGGCATTTATAGCTTTTTGGTGCGTAATTGAAAGAGTATTATTTTTTAGAAAAATAGATTTTAAAAATTATGAAAATCAAGAGCAATTTGATGATGCAATTAGCGAGAATTTAACTACCATTTATATCATTTATTCTAATGCTCCTTACATAGGACTTTTAGGAACTGTTGTAGGAATTATGATCACTTTTTACGAAATGGGAATAGCAGGAAATATAGATGTTAAATCCATAGTCGTAGGACTTTCTTTAGCTCTTAAAGCCACAGCTTTAGGACTTTTAGTCGCTATACCTGCCTTAATGGCTTATAATGCCTTGCTTCGTAAGGTTTCGCTTTTAAGCAATGCTTATAAGGTAAGTAAAAATGCTTAA
- a CDS encoding DUF4261 domain-containing protein: protein MQENHNFISFVLLDEAKFDFLKLKKILEDDFDIWIADENFTQDGVIFSFKNMLITLNLIKNPIPNNEAEYYANFNFMWKDALEQTQKHKAHLLISVLSQSETKLDQAKLFTQISSVCLQDKHALGFYTGGVVLEPKFYIENAKMLEDNRLPVYNWIYVSVYPGDNGNNAYTYGLRNFDKLELEVCDANIEEKELFFTLYDIILHILTYDLTLKDNDTLKFEDGRILSFKKSQGMGVENESLKIIF, encoded by the coding sequence ATGCAAGAAAATCATAATTTTATTTCTTTTGTTCTTCTTGATGAAGCCAAGTTTGATTTTTTGAAATTAAAAAAGATACTCGAAGATGATTTTGATATATGGATTGCTGATGAAAATTTTACTCAAGATGGAGTGATTTTTTCTTTTAAAAATATGCTCATTACTTTAAATTTGATTAAAAATCCCATACCCAACAACGAAGCAGAATATTATGCTAATTTTAACTTTATGTGGAAAGATGCTTTAGAGCAAACCCAAAAACATAAAGCACATCTTCTTATATCTGTTTTAAGTCAGAGTGAAACAAAATTAGATCAAGCTAAACTTTTTACTCAAATATCATCTGTGTGTTTGCAAGATAAGCATGCTTTGGGATTTTATACAGGAGGAGTTGTTTTAGAGCCTAAGTTTTATATAGAAAATGCAAAAATGCTAGAAGATAATCGCTTGCCTGTTTATAATTGGATTTATGTAAGCGTTTATCCAGGTGATAATGGCAATAATGCCTATACCTATGGTCTTAGAAATTTCGATAAATTAGAGCTTGAGGTTTGTGATGCAAATATAGAAGAAAAAGAGCTTTTCTTCACTTTGTATGACATTATTTTGCATATTTTAACTTATGATTTAACTTTAAAAGATAATGATACTTTAAAATTTGAAGATGGTAGAATACTTTCTTTTAAGAAAAGTCAAGGCATGGGCGTTGAAAATGAGAGTTTAAAAATTATTTTTTAG
- a CDS encoding PepSY-like domain-containing protein: MKLKLGLAALLGATVLFARDIIVPASELPRNAQDFISKNFKTAQIALVKKDIDSYDVTLNDGTEIDFIITGEWKDVDGKYKALPNSILPNIMPKISASSNAQIIEVSKEINGYKFELSNQLKIYTDAQGNILGQKFDY, from the coding sequence ATGAAATTGAAATTAGGTTTAGCGGCTTTATTGGGTGCTACGGTGCTTTTTGCTAGAGATATAATTGTTCCTGCGAGTGAACTTCCAAGAAATGCACAAGATTTTATATCTAAGAATTTTAAAACAGCACAAATTGCTTTAGTAAAAAAAGATATAGATTCTTATGATGTGACTTTAAATGATGGAACAGAAATTGACTTTATTATCACTGGAGAGTGGAAAGATGTAGATGGAAAATACAAAGCTCTACCAAATAGCATTTTACCAAATATTATGCCAAAAATCAGTGCTTCGTCAAATGCTCAAATCATAGAAGTAAGCAAAGAAATCAACGGATATAAATTTGAATTAAGCAATCAATTGAAAATTTATACTGATGCACAGGGTAATATCTTAGGACAAAAATTTGATTATTAA
- a CDS encoding aromatic amino acid transport family protein, translated as MNTPKWTRYDTRWVLSLFGTAVGAGILFLPIKAGVGGFWPVIAMAVIIFPMVYLSHRALSRFVSQANGNDKDITHAAEEYFGRGVSIFISVLYFFAIFPICLAYCVGITNTFESFIYHQFLPLLNSEGVFADIIRAMYEVSADDKGKVVASLFPFYRLLLAFILVSIFMLIMLFSEELITKVCEWLVYPLCAILFIFSLYLIPQWSFESFSAIPGVKEFITIVWLTLPVLVFSFNHSPAISTFSLSVKRQYKEHAVEKADQILFRTSTMLLFFVMFFVISCVLSLSPAELNEARAQNIPVLSYFANKLDNPFISYGGPLIAFLAISSSFFGHYFGAREGAYGIVRKCCKLAGSENPDLKKIAIYSTLVMYIIMLITAYINPSILGFIESLGGPIIAAILFLMPIIAIYTVSKMKKFQNKALDAFVFVTGVLTIITVIYTF; from the coding sequence ATGAATACTCCTAAGTGGACTCGTTATGACACGAGATGGGTTTTATCTCTTTTTGGAACCGCTGTGGGTGCGGGGATATTATTTTTGCCTATTAAGGCAGGTGTGGGTGGTTTTTGGCCGGTTATTGCAATGGCTGTGATTATTTTTCCAATGGTTTATCTAAGTCATAGAGCTTTAAGTCGTTTTGTAAGCCAAGCAAATGGTAATGATAAAGACATTACTCATGCTGCTGAGGAATATTTTGGTAGAGGGGTGAGTATTTTTATTTCTGTGCTTTATTTCTTTGCTATTTTTCCAATTTGTTTAGCGTATTGTGTGGGTATAACCAATACTTTTGAAAGTTTTATCTATCATCAATTTTTACCTCTTTTAAATTCAGAGGGTGTATTTGCGGATATCATTCGTGCTATGTATGAGGTAAGCGCAGATGATAAAGGAAAAGTTGTAGCGAGTTTATTCCCTTTTTATCGCTTGCTTTTAGCTTTTATTTTAGTAAGTATTTTTATGCTTATCATGCTTTTTAGTGAAGAATTGATTACTAAAGTGTGTGAATGGCTTGTGTATCCTTTGTGTGCTATTTTATTTATATTTTCTTTATATCTTATCCCACAATGGTCGTTTGAAAGCTTTAGTGCTATTCCTGGGGTAAAAGAATTTATTACTATAGTGTGGCTGACTTTGCCGGTTTTGGTGTTTTCTTTTAATCACTCGCCCGCTATTTCTACTTTTTCTTTAAGTGTAAAAAGACAATACAAAGAACATGCCGTAGAAAAAGCTGATCAAATTTTATTTAGAACTTCTACAATGCTACTCTTTTTCGTTATGTTTTTTGTGATATCTTGCGTACTTTCTTTAAGTCCTGCAGAGCTTAATGAAGCTAGAGCACAAAATATACCTGTGCTTTCTTATTTTGCAAATAAGCTTGATAATCCTTTTATTTCCTATGGTGGTCCATTGATTGCATTTTTAGCGATTTCTAGTTCATTTTTTGGACATTATTTTGGTGCTAGAGAGGGTGCTTATGGTATAGTAAGAAAATGTTGCAAATTAGCAGGTAGTGAAAATCCTGATTTGAAAAAAATTGCTATTTATTCAACTTTAGTTATGTATATTATTATGCTAATTACTGCTTATATCAATCCTAGTATTTTAGGTTTTATTGAAAGTTTAGGCGGTCCAATTATCGCAGCAATCTTATTTTTAATGCCAATTATTGCAATTTATACGGTTTCAAAAATGAAAAAATTCCAAAATAAAGCTTTAGATGCTTTTGTTTTTGTTACAGGTGTTTTAACAATTATCACCGTAATTTATACTTTTTAA
- a CDS encoding L-serine ammonia-lyase yields MSNLNIFKIGVGPSSSHTLGPMLAGNLFCKKIAKKLEKIEKIQIILYGSLSLTGKGHLSDKAVIWGLNALEAKNLSAAIQEEVNKNATDKGKINLCGEKELRFDYEKDLIFSKDFLPLHENGMQIQAFNASGEIVDQETYYSIGGGFVLTAAELEKRNKGISQGRKKKLDIELNNAKQALELCEKRDWDLAELSYRYELQFHTKEEIRSYCLEIWEVMQEVYYNGTHPNEDYLPGKLHLKRRAKGLKERVTMTADPMGIIDFISLYAIAIAEENASGAKVVTAPTNGACAVIPAVMLYLKNHTIGFNDEKAIEFLLVAMLIGSFYKKNASISGAEAGCQAEIGSASSMAAGAMATVLGANAFKACNAAEMAMEHHLGLTCDPVGGLVQIPCIERNAFGAIKAISAARMAMTRKSIPIVSLDEVIETMYETGKDMNYKYKETSLGGLATNLKTVC; encoded by the coding sequence ATGAGTAATTTAAATATTTTTAAAATAGGTGTAGGTCCTTCATCATCGCATACTTTAGGACCTATGCTTGCAGGAAATTTATTTTGTAAAAAAATTGCTAAAAAATTAGAAAAAATTGAAAAAATTCAAATCATTCTTTATGGCTCTTTATCTTTAACAGGCAAAGGACATTTAAGTGATAAAGCCGTTATTTGGGGCTTGAATGCTTTAGAAGCTAAAAATTTGAGTGCAGCTATACAAGAAGAAGTTAATAAAAATGCCACTGACAAGGGGAAGATCAATCTATGCGGAGAAAAAGAGCTTCGATTTGATTATGAAAAAGATTTAATTTTTTCTAAAGATTTTTTGCCTTTGCATGAAAATGGTATGCAAATTCAAGCTTTTAATGCTAGCGGTGAGATCGTGGATCAAGAAACTTACTATTCTATAGGCGGTGGTTTTGTTTTAACGGCTGCGGAATTGGAAAAGAGAAATAAAGGGATATCCCAAGGCAGAAAGAAAAAACTAGATATAGAGCTTAATAATGCAAAGCAAGCCTTAGAACTTTGTGAAAAAAGAGATTGGGATTTGGCCGAACTTTCTTATAGATATGAGTTGCAATTTCATACGAAAGAAGAAATAAGATCGTATTGTCTAGAAATTTGGGAAGTGATGCAAGAAGTGTATTACAATGGCACACATCCAAACGAGGATTATTTACCGGGAAAACTTCACTTAAAGCGTAGAGCAAAGGGTCTTAAAGAAAGGGTTACAATGACTGCTGATCCTATGGGGATTATTGATTTTATCTCTTTATATGCTATTGCTATTGCTGAAGAGAATGCAAGTGGAGCAAAGGTTGTAACTGCTCCTACTAATGGAGCTTGTGCAGTAATTCCTGCTGTTATGCTTTATCTTAAAAATCATACCATAGGTTTTAATGATGAAAAGGCAATCGAATTTTTATTAGTAGCTATGCTTATAGGTTCTTTTTATAAGAAAAATGCAAGTATTAGCGGGGCAGAGGCAGGTTGTCAGGCTGAAATAGGCAGTGCAAGTTCTATGGCAGCAGGAGCAATGGCTACGGTTTTAGGAGCTAACGCTTTTAAGGCTTGTAATGCTGCTGAAATGGCAATGGAGCATCATTTAGGACTTACTTGTGATCCCGTAGGGGGTTTGGTTCAAATTCCATGTATTGAAAGAAACGCTTTTGGAGCGATAAAAGCCATCAGTGCAGCTAGAATGGCAATGACACGCAAATCCATTCCTATAGTCAGTCTTGATGAGGTGATAGAAACTATGTATGAAACCGGCAAGGATATGAATTATAAATATAAAGAAACTTCTTTAGGCGGACTTGCTACAAATTTAAAAACAGTGTGCTAA